The DNA sequence GGCGCAGCGCGCCGCCGTGCAGGCGACCCTGACATCGCGGCCCGAGGTGCAGAAGGCCGAAGACGTCGCCGCATTCGCCGACGACGTGTCCAAGGCGCTGTACGCCTCCAAGGTCGTCGCCTACGCGCAGGGCTTCGACGCGATCATCGCCGGCGCCGAGAAGTACGGGTGGGACATCCACAAGGACAAGATCGCGAAGATCTGGCGCGGCGGCTGCATCATCCGCGCCCAGTTCCTGAACCGCATCGCCGACGCCTACGACGAGAACCCCGACATCGCCACCCTGCTCGAGGCGCCGTACTTCGCCGACGCCGTCCGCGAGGGCGAGGCCGCCTGGCGCCGCATCGTCGCCACCGCCGCCCTCTCCGGAGTGCCCGTGCCCGGCTTCGGCGCCGCCCTGTCGTACTACGACTCGCTCGCCTCCACCCGCCTCCCCGCCGCCCTCGTGCAGGGTCAGCGCGACTTCTTCGGCGCGCACACCTACAAGCGCGTCGACAAGGACGGCACCTTCCACACCCTCTGGTCCGGCGACCGCACCGAGACCGAGTCCGAGGGCTCCTCGCACTGACGGAGCCCCGGTCGGCGCCCGCGTCGCGCTTGCGCAGCGCGACGCGGGCGCTCAGACTCAAGGGGTGACGTTCGAGGACCATCCCGAGCTCGCGGAGTACGAACCGCTCGGCGAGCGACCGCTGCGCGGCCGGACCATGACGGTGGCGACCCGGGTCTTCGTCGTGGTGGCGCTCGCGGCGCTGGTCCTGCCCGGCGTCCTGCTCACCGTGAACATCCAGAGCGCGACCGCCGCGTACACCTGCGAGGTCTACGCCAGGCATTACGTGCGCGACGCTCAGGGATCCGCGGCGCGGTTCGAGCTGACCGGACCGGCGGGGCCGGGCTGGCAGTGCTACGCGCTCAACACCGAGGGCGACTCGACGTGGGTGGCGCCGCTCGGGCTCATCCCCTCGGCGCCGCACGAACTCCCGTAGCCGCGCGCCCGCACCGGTCGCTCGCACATCGGTCGCTCCCGCATCCGCGGCTCCCGTATCCGCCGCTTCCGCATCCGCCGCTCGCGTATCCGCCGCTCCCGTATCCGCCGCTTCCGCATCCGCCGCTGCCGCATCGGTCGCTCCCACATCCGCCGCTCCCACATCCGCCGCTCCCGCATCCGCCGCTCCCGCATCCGCGGCTACCGTATCCGTCGCTCCCACATCCGCCTCTCCCGCATCCGCGGCTACCGTATCCGTCGCTCCCGCATCCGCGGCTCCCGCATCCGCGGCTCCCGCATCGGTCGCTAACGGAGGAAAACGGCCCCGGAACGGCCCCGGGCATCCTCCGTTCCCCGCGTACGCGGGGCAAACGCGCCCGATCATCCTCCCTACCCGACACAGCGCGGCTGGGCGGCTGCCCGAGGTCACGCAACGGCGAGTGCTGAGGGAGGATGAATCCGCTCCCGACGCGTCAGATGCGGCGAACGGAGGGGCTCGCAGCGGCAGCGTGCCGCCTAACCCTCCCTACTCGACGCGCTGGCGCCAGGCGGGAGCCCGGCAGCCACGCCAAGGCGAGCGCTGAGGGAGGATGAATCGACTCCCGAGGCCTCGGGCGCGGCGAACGGAGGGCGGTCGGCCCCGAGCGGCAGAATCATCCTCCGTTGCCGGCGCCGGGGGTCTCCGCCCACCGGCACCGCAGGGCCCGCGCCGGGCTAAGCGGCGCCGTCGAACATCGAGGTCACCGAGCCGTCGGTGAACACCTCGCGGATGGCGCTCGCGAGGAGCGGCGCGATCGAGAGCACCGTGAGGTTCTCCCACCGCTTGTGCTCCGGCAGCGGGAGGGTGTCGGTCACGACGACCTGGTCGATCGAGTCGCTCTGCAGCAGCTCGACCGCCGGGTCGCTGAACACGGCGTGCGTCGCGGCCACGACCACGCCGATCGCTCCGTTGGCCTTGAGCGCCTCGGCCGCCTTCACGATCGTGCGACCGGTGTCGATGAGGTCGTCGACGAGGAGGCAGACCCTCCCGCGGACGTCGCCGACGATCTCGTGGACGGAGACCTGGTTCGGCACGAGCGGGTCGCGGCGCTTGTGGATGATGGCGAGCGGCGCGCCGAGCTTGTCGCTCCAGATGTCGGCCACGCGCACGCGCCCCATGTCGGGCGACACGACGGTGAGCGTCTCCGGGTCGAGCTCGCGGCGCATGTGCTCGAGCAGCACCGGCATCGCGAAGAGGTGATCGACGGGACCGTCGAAGAAGCCCTGGATCTGCGCGGCGTGCAGATCGACCGACATGATGCGGTCGGCGCCGGCGGCCTTGAACAGGTCGGCGACGAGGCGCGCCGAGATCGGTTCGCGGCCGCGGCCCTTCTTGTCCTGACGGGCGTACGGGTAGAACGGGGCGACGACGGTGATGCGCTTCGCGGAGGCACGCTTGAGCGCGTCCACCATGATCAGCTGCTCCATGAGCCACTCGTTGATCGGGGAGGTGTGCGACTGGATCACGAAGGCGTCCGAGCCGCGCACGCTCTCGTCGAACCGGGCGTAGATCTCGCCGTTGGCGAAGGTGCGGGCGTCGGTGGGGACCAGCTCGCTGCCGAGGCACTCGGCGATCTCGTGCGCCAGTTGGGGATGTGCCCGACCGGAGATGAGGACGAGTCGCTTCTGACCGGTCGCGGTGATCCCTGACACTTATTCTCCGCTCTCTGCCGCGTCGGCCGCCTTCGCGGCCCTGTCGGCGTCGGTGCCCGGACGCTTCTCGGCGACCCAGCCTTCGATGTTGCGTTGCGGCGCGACCGTGATGGCGAGGGCTCCCGCCGGCACGTCCTTGCGGACGACCGTTCCTGCCCCCGTGTACGCTCCGTCACCCATCCTAACCGGCGCGACGAGCACGGTGTTCGTGCTGATCCGCACATCGGAGCCGATCTCGGTGCGGTGCTTGTTCACGCCGTCGTAGTTCGCGGTGATGACCCCGGCCCCGAGATTCCCGCGCGCGCCCACCTCGGCGTCGCCGACGTAGTTGAAGTGCGCGAGCTTCGTCCCCTCGCCGATCACTGCGTTCTTCGTCTCGCTGAAGGTGCCGATCTTGCCGCCGGCTCCGAGCACCGTGCCCGGGCGGAGGTACGAGAACGGCCCGACGGTCGCGCCCGCGCCGATGACCGACAGCGTCGCGTCGGCGCGCTTGACCGTCGCGCCCTCGCCGACCTCGCAGTCGAGCAGCGTGGTGTCGGGCCCGATGGTCGCGCCGGTCTTCACCACCGTCGCCCCGCGGATCTGGGTGCCGGGGAGGAGCGTCACATCGGGCGCGAGCTTCGCCTTCACATCGATCCAGGTGGTGGCCGGGTCCTGGACGGTGACGCCGGCGAGCTGCCAGGTCCGCACGAGGAGGGCGTTGAGCTTCGCGGCGGCGTCGCTGAGCTGGGCGCGGTCGTTGATGCCCTCGACGAGCCACGACTCCGGGACGGGGAGCGCGTCGACGTCGAACCCGGCCTCGCGGAGGAGGGCGATGACGTCGGTCAGGTACTTCTCGCCCTGCGCGTTGTCGGTCGAGACGAGCGCCAGCCGGTCGCGGAGGGCGGCCAGCCCGAACAGGTAGATGCCGGCGTTGATCTCGCCGATCCGCCGCTCGTCCTCGGTGGCGTCCTTGTGCTCCACGATGCGGTCGAGGTGCCCCTCCGGGGTGCGGACGATCCGGCCGTAGCCCGTCGCATCGGCCGGGAAGGACGACAGGATCGTCGCCGCGGCCTCGCCGGAGCGGTGCGCGGCGATGAGCTCGCGAAGGGTCGCGGCGTCGAGGAGGGGCACATCGCCGTTGACCACGAGGACGTCGCCGGCGAAGTCGGCCGGCAGCGCCTCCACCGCCTGCTCGACCGCGCGGCCGGTGCCCGGGACCTCGTCCTGGTCGACGATGACGGCCTCGGGCAGCTCCTGCGCGATCACCGCGGCGAGCCGGTCGCGCTCGTGGCGCACGACGGCCACGACGTGGGCCGCGTCCAGCTCCTTGGCGGTGGCGAGGACGTGCGCGACGATCGGGATGCCGCCGAGCTCGTGGAGGAGCTTCGGCGTCGCGGACTTCATCCGGGTGCCCTGACCCGCCGCGAGCACGACGATGGCGAGATTCTGGTCGGTCATGTCCCTCCCGGGTTCGTGTGTTCGCTCCGCCTCCAGGACTCGAACCTGGACCTAACAGCTCCAAAGGCTGTCGTGCTGCCATTACACCAAGGCGGAACACGCTCGCGCGCAGATGACAGTCTGCCAGACGGCCGCCGGGCGACCGCCCCGCCTCCGCCGGACGCACCGCGGTGCCCGCCGTGTCGCGCGGGTCAATAACATGGAGGAATGGCAGAGGCTCGCGACGAGGTGGACCGCATCGTCGACGCGTGGCTGCGCGAGCGTCCCGATCTCGACTTCTCGCCCCTCCAGGTGCTCTCGCGGGTGGACCGCCTGTCGCGCCACCTCGACCGGGCCCGGCGGGCCGCCTTCGAGCGCTCCGACCTCGATTCGTGGGAGTTCGACGTGCTCGCCGCGCTGCGTCGTGCGGGCAGCCCGTACCAGCTGAGCCCGAAGGCGCTGCTGCAGCAGACGCTCGTGTCATCCGGCACCATGACGAACCGGATCGACCGGCTGGTGGCTCGCGGACTCGTCGAGCGGCGGACCGACCCCAACGACGGCCGGGGCATCCTCGTCCAGATGACGGCTCAGGGCCTGACCCGGGTGGACGCCGCGATCACCCGCCTGGTGGATGCCGAAGCGGAGCTGCTCGAGGGGCTGTCGGCCGCCGACGCGGACCGGCTGTCGGCCCTCCTCCGCAAGCTGAGCCTGGGCTTCGACGCGACGGCCTGACCCGGCCGCCGTGGCGGTCCCCGGGCGCCGTCACGGGCGGCTCCCAGCAGACCGTTATCCCGCGTTCATAAAATCGTGGCGATGAGACTCTCCCGACTGACGCGGCTGCCGTCGCGCGTGAAGCGCGCCGCCCGCTACGAGATCCACGCCCACTGGAGGCGGCGCCCCATCGTCCTCGGGTCGGTCTTCTACGAGTCGTTCTCGGGCAACGGGATGCTCGACAACCCGGAGGCGCTGTTCCGCGAACTGCTCGCGGCGCCCGACCTCAAGCACTTGACGCACATCTGGGCGCTCTCCGACTTCGGGCAGTACCGCGCCGCCGTGGAGGAGTTCGCCGGCGACCCGCGGGTGCACTTCGTCAAGTACGGCTCCCCCGCCTACTTCCGCGCGCTCGCGACCAGCCAGTACCTCGTCAACAATGCGACGTTCCCGATCGATTTCGCCAAGCGTCCGGGGCAGATCTACCTCAACACGTGGCACGGCACCCCCCTCAAGCGCATGGGCTACGACATCGCCGACGGTGCCCTCGCCACGGCGAACATCATCCGGAACTTCGTGCAGGCCGACTACCTGCTGGCGGCCAACCCGTTCATGGCCGACCAGATGTACGAGCGCGGGTACAAGCTCACCGGCATCTACCGCGGGACCATCATCGAGGAGGGCTACCCGCGCATCGACCGCCAGCTCCTCGACGACGCCGGCCGCGCCGACGTGCGTCGCCGGCTCGTGGACGCCGGCCTCCCGATCGGCGACCGCAAGATCGTGCTGTACGCGCCGACCTGGAAGGGCGCCACGTTCGGCCGCCCCACCGACGACCTCGACGAGCTCATGGCGCACGTCGCCCGGATCGAGGAGCGCATCGACACGAGCCGGTACACGGTGCTTCTCAAGACGCATCAGACCGTGCACAAGCTGGCGGCCGAGCGCCCAGAGCTGAAGCGGATGCTCGTGCCGAACGAGCTCCCGACGAACCTCGTGCTCGGCGCGTCCGACATCCTCATCTCGGACTACTCGAGCATCTTCTTCGACTTCCTGCAGACCGGGCGCCCGATCGTCTTCTTCACCCCGGACCTCGCCGACTACGCGGGCACCCGCGGGCTCTACTTCGAACCCGAGGAGTGGCCCGGCCCGGTGCTCATGTCGGCCGGCGAGGTGGGCGACGCGCTCCACGGCATCGCCGAGAGCGGCGACGCCGTCCCGGAGGCGCACCGGGAGCGCTACCGGTCGATGCAGGAGCGCTTCACCCCGTACGAGGACGGCGAGGCGTCGAAGCGCGTCATCGACATCGTCTTCCGCGGCGAGCGCGACGGTCGCCGCCTCCGCACCGGGCTCGACGACGACGGCCGCGAGAAGATCCTCCTGTACCTGGGCGGGATGCGGCCGAACGGGATCACCACCTCCGCGCTCAACCTTCTGAACAACATCGACCACGAGCGCTACGACGTCTCCGCGTTCTTCGCCCAGAGCGGGTCGCGGGTCGTCATCGCCAAGCAGTCGCAGATCAACCCGGCCGTGCGCCAGTTCCCGCGGGTGGGCGGCATGAACGGGGCGAAGCTCCTCCACCTCGCCCGCCACGTCGAGTTCCGGCGGGGGCGGATCGCGCAGCACTCGGAGACCCCGGCGCAGAACGCCCTGTGGGACGACGAGTGGTACCGCTGCTTCGGCGACAGCCGGTTCGACTACGTGGTCGACTTCTCGGGGTACGGGCCGTTCTGGGCGACCCTCCTGCTGCACTCCCCCGCGGCGCAGCGGGCGATCTGGCTGCACAACGACCTCGCCTCGGACGCCCACCGCGAGGTGAACGGCCAGAAGCGGATGCTCCACAGCCTCACGCAGATCTTCACCCTCTACGGGCAGTACGACCACCTCGTGTCCGTGTCGCCGACCCTCTCCGCGATCAACCGCGAGTCGCTCTCGGAGTACGCCGCCCCGGCGAAGTTCGTCTCGGCGCTCAACACGGTCGACGCCGAGCACATCCTCGAGAACGCGCGGGCGGACCTCCACGAGCTCGCCTTCGACGAGGAGACCGGCACCCTCCCCGAGTGGGCTGAGCAGCTGCTCGGCGACGACGACGTGACCACGTTCGTCACGGTCGGGAGGCTCTCCCCGGAGAAGAACCAGGCGCGGCTCATCCGGGCGTTCGCCCCGGTGCACGCCGACAACCCGAACACGCGGCTCGTCGTCGTCGGCAGCGGGCCGCTCGAGGACGAGCTGCGCACCCTGATCTCCTCTCTGGGGCTGGAGCACGCGGTCTTCCTCACGGGCATGCAGCCGAACCCGCACGCGATCATGGCGCACGCCGACTGCTTCGTGCTCTCGAGCGACTACGAGGGCCAGCCGATGGTGATCCTGGAGGCGCTGGTCCTCGACCTGCCGATCGTCACGGTCGAGTTCGCCTCCGCCAAGAACGCGCTTCCCGCGGGCAGCGGCCTCGTCGTGCCGCAGACCGACGAGGGCGTCGCCACCGGGCTCCGCGCCTTCCTCGCGGGCGAGGTCCCGGCGAACCACTTCGACCACGAGGCGTACAACCGCAAGGCGGTCGGCGAGTTCTACCGCGCCATCGGCGCCGTGCCGGAGGCTGCGCCGGTCGAGCGCTGAGGGGCCGCGCGGTTCGTCCGCGCGCCCTCCCCCTCCCTGGTTCCGGGGCACATTCGTGCCGAATGCGGCCCCCGGGGCCCCGCTGGGCCGCATTCGTGACGAATGTGGCTTCCGGGCCTCAGCGCCGCATCACGCCCGGGCGACCAGCGCGCCCACGTCGACACGAGGCGGCAGCTCTCCGTACAGCGCGCCCCGCTCCGGTCCGAGGCGGGAGGCGACGAAAGCGTCGGCCACCGGCGCGGGCGCGTGGCGGATCAGCAGCGCGGCCTGCAACGACTGCGCGAGCGCGGCGACGAGCCCCCGGGCGGAGGCCTCGTCCGCAGCACGGACCCCCGCACGCAGTCCGTCGTGATGCTCGTCGAACACGCGGTGCTCGCCGCGGGCGGCCGCGAGCTCGGCGTCGAACGCCTCCCACGCCTCCGGCTCCCGGCGCAGGGCGCGGAGCACGTCGAGGGCGATCACGTTGCCCGATCCCTCCCAGACCGCCATGACCGGCTGCTCGCGGTAGCGGCGCGCGAGGGGGAAGGCCTCGGTGTACCCGTTCCCGCCGAGGCACTCGAGCGCCTCGGCGGCGTGCCCGGGGCCGCGCTTGCAGACCCAGTACTTGGCAGCCGCCGTCGCCAGCCGCCGGAAGGCGACCTCCGACTCGGACGCGTCGGCGTCGTGCGCCCGCGCGAGGCGGAGAGCGAGCGTCGTGGCCGCCTCCGACTCGAGCGCCAGGTCGGCGAGCACGGCCGTCATCGCGGGCAGGTCGACGAGCCGTGCCCCGAAGGCCGAGCGATGCCGCACGTGCCAGGCGGCCTCGGCCACGGCCTGACGCATCCCCGCGGCCGACCCGAGGACGCAGTCGAGCCGTGTGCGGTTCACCATCTCGAGGATCGTCCGGACGCCGCGTCCCTCCTCGCCGACGAGGTACCCGACCGTGTCCGCGAACTCCACCTCGGCGGAGGCGTTCGACCGGTTCCCGAGCTTGTCCTTCAGCCGCTGCAGCAGAAAGACGTTGCGGGTTCCGTCATCGAGGACGCGCGGCACCAGGAAGCAGCTGAGCCCCCGCGCGGTCTGAGCCAGCACGAGGAAGGCGTCGGACATCGGCGCCGAGCAGAACCATTTGTGACCGGTGATCAGCCACCGCCCGTCCCCGTCCGCGAGGGCCCGGGTGGTTCCGGCACGCACGTCCGATCCTCCCTGTTTCTCGGTCATCGCCATGCCGACGAGCGCCGAGGACTTCCCGGGGCGCAGGCGCCCGTCGTAGTCGCGGCTCAGGAGGCGCGGCAGCCACTCGGCCGTGAGGTCCGGGCTCGCGGCGAGCGCCGGCACCGCGGCGTGCGTCATCGACACCGGGCAGGCGTGCCCCGGCTCGACCTGCGCGAAGAGCATGAAGGCGGCGGCCCGGGCGACGTTCGCCCCCGGTCGCGGGTCCGCCCACGCGGAGGTGTGGGCTCCGGCGCCGACGGCGGCCGCGATGACCCGGTGGTAGCTCTCGTCGTACTCGACCTCGTCGATGCGGTTGCCCCAGCGGTCGAAGGCGCGCAGCTGCGGCTCCGCGACGTTCGCCCGCTCGGCGTCCTCCTGGAACGCGGCCGTGCCCACCAAGCGGCCGACCTCGCCCAGCGCCGGAACCGCCCACTCCGCCCCGAACCGCTCGACGCCCTCCCGCAGCGGCGCATGGGCGGCGAACTCGTCCACGTCGACACGCGGCGGCGGCTGGTTCACGACGACGTGGGTGGCCATGGCCCGTCAGTCTAGTGTCCGCGGCGCTCAGCCCTCGAGCCGCTCCGAGAGCTCGAGCCAGCGCGTCTCGGCGTCGGCGATCTCAGCCTCCAGCGCCCGCAGCTGCTCGGTCAGGGCGGCGAGCCCGACGTAGTCGCTCTGGTCGTGCCGCGCGAGCTCCTCGTGCTTCACGGCGACCTGGTCGCCCAGTTTCGCGAGCCTCCGGTCGAGGGCGGCCAGCTCCTTCTCGGCGGTCCGCAACGCGGCCCCGCTGAGCGCCGGGGACGCCGCAGCGGGCGTGCTCGACGGGGAGGCGGCGCTCGCGCTCGCCGGTGCCGTCCCGGCAGCGCTCTGAGCGGCCCGCAGCCGCAGGTACTCGTCGATCCCGCCCGGGAGGTGCCGCAGCGCGCCGTCCATGACCGCGTACTGCTGGTCCGTGACCCGCTCGATCAGATAGCGGTCGTGGGAGACGACGAGGAGCGTGCCCGGCCACGAGTCGAGGAGGTCCTCCATCGCCGCGAGCATGTCGGTGTCGAGGTCGTTCGTCGGTTCGTCGAGGATCAGCACGTTCGGCTCGTCCAGCAGGATGAGCAGCAGCTGGAGGCGCCGCCGCTGGCCCCCCGACAGGTCTTTCACCGGGGTGGAGAGCTGGGCGTTCGTGAAGCCGAGCCGTTCGAGCATCTGCCCGGGCGACACCTCCTTGCCGCCCGCCAGGTACGTGGTGCGCTTGTCGGCGACGACCGCGCTGACCCGCTGGTCGCGGATGTCGTCGAGCTCCGCCAGCTGCTGCGTCAGCGTCGCGATCTTGACGGTCTTGCCGCGCTTGACCGTCCCCGAGTCGGGCTTCACCGTCCCGGCGACGAGTCCGAGGAGCGTCGACTTGCCGGCGCCGTTCACACCGAGGATCCCCGTGCGCTCTCCGGGCGCGATGCGCCACTCGACCCGGTTCAGAACGGTCTTCGGCGGGTACGACACCGACACGTCGATGAGGTCGACGACATCCTTGCCGAGCCGCGCCGTCGCGAGCTTGGTCAGCTCGACGGCGTCGCGCGGCGGCGGCTCGTCGGCGATGAGCACGGCGGCCGCGTCCATCCGGAACTTCGGCTTGGACGTGCGGGCGGGCGCGCCCCGGCGGAGCCAGGCGAGCTCCTTGCGCATCAGGTTCTGGCGCTTCGTCTCGGCGACGGCCGCCATCCGGTCGCGCTCGACGCGCT is a window from the Leifsonia sp. AG29 genome containing:
- a CDS encoding ribose-phosphate diphosphokinase, which translates into the protein MSGITATGQKRLVLISGRAHPQLAHEIAECLGSELVPTDARTFANGEIYARFDESVRGSDAFVIQSHTSPINEWLMEQLIMVDALKRASAKRITVVAPFYPYARQDKKGRGREPISARLVADLFKAAGADRIMSVDLHAAQIQGFFDGPVDHLFAMPVLLEHMRRELDPETLTVVSPDMGRVRVADIWSDKLGAPLAIIHKRRDPLVPNQVSVHEIVGDVRGRVCLLVDDLIDTGRTIVKAAEALKANGAIGVVVAATHAVFSDPAVELLQSDSIDQVVVTDTLPLPEHKRWENLTVLSIAPLLASAIREVFTDGSVTSMFDGAA
- the glmU gene encoding bifunctional UDP-N-acetylglucosamine diphosphorylase/glucosamine-1-phosphate N-acetyltransferase GlmU codes for the protein MTDQNLAIVVLAAGQGTRMKSATPKLLHELGGIPIVAHVLATAKELDAAHVVAVVRHERDRLAAVIAQELPEAVIVDQDEVPGTGRAVEQAVEALPADFAGDVLVVNGDVPLLDAATLRELIAAHRSGEAAATILSSFPADATGYGRIVRTPEGHLDRIVEHKDATEDERRIGEINAGIYLFGLAALRDRLALVSTDNAQGEKYLTDVIALLREAGFDVDALPVPESWLVEGINDRAQLSDAAAKLNALLVRTWQLAGVTVQDPATTWIDVKAKLAPDVTLLPGTQIRGATVVKTGATIGPDTTLLDCEVGEGATVKRADATLSVIGAGATVGPFSYLRPGTVLGAGGKIGTFSETKNAVIGEGTKLAHFNYVGDAEVGARGNLGAGVITANYDGVNKHRTEIGSDVRISTNTVLVAPVRMGDGAYTGAGTVVRKDVPAGALAITVAPQRNIEGWVAEKRPGTDADRAAKAADAAESGE
- a CDS encoding MarR family winged helix-turn-helix transcriptional regulator: MAEARDEVDRIVDAWLRERPDLDFSPLQVLSRVDRLSRHLDRARRAAFERSDLDSWEFDVLAALRRAGSPYQLSPKALLQQTLVSSGTMTNRIDRLVARGLVERRTDPNDGRGILVQMTAQGLTRVDAAITRLVDAEAELLEGLSAADADRLSALLRKLSLGFDATA
- a CDS encoding glycosyltransferase, which produces MRLSRLTRLPSRVKRAARYEIHAHWRRRPIVLGSVFYESFSGNGMLDNPEALFRELLAAPDLKHLTHIWALSDFGQYRAAVEEFAGDPRVHFVKYGSPAYFRALATSQYLVNNATFPIDFAKRPGQIYLNTWHGTPLKRMGYDIADGALATANIIRNFVQADYLLAANPFMADQMYERGYKLTGIYRGTIIEEGYPRIDRQLLDDAGRADVRRRLVDAGLPIGDRKIVLYAPTWKGATFGRPTDDLDELMAHVARIEERIDTSRYTVLLKTHQTVHKLAAERPELKRMLVPNELPTNLVLGASDILISDYSSIFFDFLQTGRPIVFFTPDLADYAGTRGLYFEPEEWPGPVLMSAGEVGDALHGIAESGDAVPEAHRERYRSMQERFTPYEDGEASKRVIDIVFRGERDGRRLRTGLDDDGREKILLYLGGMRPNGITTSALNLLNNIDHERYDVSAFFAQSGSRVVIAKQSQINPAVRQFPRVGGMNGAKLLHLARHVEFRRGRIAQHSETPAQNALWDDEWYRCFGDSRFDYVVDFSGYGPFWATLLLHSPAAQRAIWLHNDLASDAHREVNGQKRMLHSLTQIFTLYGQYDHLVSVSPTLSAINRESLSEYAAPAKFVSALNTVDAEHILENARADLHELAFDEETGTLPEWAEQLLGDDDVTTFVTVGRLSPEKNQARLIRAFAPVHADNPNTRLVVVGSGPLEDELRTLISSLGLEHAVFLTGMQPNPHAIMAHADCFVLSSDYEGQPMVILEALVLDLPIVTVEFASAKNALPAGSGLVVPQTDEGVATGLRAFLAGEVPANHFDHEAYNRKAVGEFYRAIGAVPEAAPVER
- a CDS encoding acyl-CoA dehydrogenase family protein; the encoded protein is MATHVVVNQPPPRVDVDEFAAHAPLREGVERFGAEWAVPALGEVGRLVGTAAFQEDAERANVAEPQLRAFDRWGNRIDEVEYDESYHRVIAAAVGAGAHTSAWADPRPGANVARAAAFMLFAQVEPGHACPVSMTHAAVPALAASPDLTAEWLPRLLSRDYDGRLRPGKSSALVGMAMTEKQGGSDVRAGTTRALADGDGRWLITGHKWFCSAPMSDAFLVLAQTARGLSCFLVPRVLDDGTRNVFLLQRLKDKLGNRSNASAEVEFADTVGYLVGEEGRGVRTILEMVNRTRLDCVLGSAAGMRQAVAEAAWHVRHRSAFGARLVDLPAMTAVLADLALESEAATTLALRLARAHDADASESEVAFRRLATAAAKYWVCKRGPGHAAEALECLGGNGYTEAFPLARRYREQPVMAVWEGSGNVIALDVLRALRREPEAWEAFDAELAAARGEHRVFDEHHDGLRAGVRAADEASARGLVAALAQSLQAALLIRHAPAPVADAFVASRLGPERGALYGELPPRVDVGALVARA
- a CDS encoding ABC-F family ATP-binding cassette domain-containing protein gives rise to the protein MAHLLGAESLHLEYPTRTVFESLTVGIAEGDRIGIVGRNGDGKSTLLALLSGRLEPDSGRVTRRRGVTVGMLDQRDELPPQLTVGRAIVGDREEHLWAGDPRVRDVLAGLVSDIRWEATIGELSGGQRRRVALAALLVHDHDILFLDEPTNHLDLEGVSWLARHLRSRWPSGAGALVVVTHDRWFLDEVSTATWEVHDGIVEPFEGGYAAYVLQRVERDRMAAVAETKRQNLMRKELAWLRRGAPARTSKPKFRMDAAAVLIADEPPPRDAVELTKLATARLGKDVVDLIDVSVSYPPKTVLNRVEWRIAPGERTGILGVNGAGKSTLLGLVAGTVKPDSGTVKRGKTVKIATLTQQLAELDDIRDQRVSAVVADKRTTYLAGGKEVSPGQMLERLGFTNAQLSTPVKDLSGGQRRRLQLLLILLDEPNVLILDEPTNDLDTDMLAAMEDLLDSWPGTLLVVSHDRYLIERVTDQQYAVMDGALRHLPGGIDEYLRLRAAQSAAGTAPASASAASPSSTPAAASPALSGAALRTAEKELAALDRRLAKLGDQVAVKHEELARHDQSDYVGLAALTEQLRALEAEIADAETRWLELSERLEG